The following coding sequences lie in one Isoptericola variabilis 225 genomic window:
- the gatC gene encoding Asp-tRNA(Asn)/Glu-tRNA(Gln) amidotransferase subunit GatC, translating to MSTISRDEVARVAALARIDLRPEEVDRLAGELDVIVESIARVREVATPDVPATSHPLPMTNVFREDVPQPALPVEDVLAGAPEAEDGRFAVPQILGEE from the coding sequence ATGTCCACCATCTCCCGTGACGAGGTCGCGCGCGTCGCCGCGCTCGCGCGCATCGACCTGCGGCCCGAGGAGGTCGACCGTCTCGCCGGCGAGCTCGACGTCATCGTCGAGTCGATTGCCCGCGTGCGCGAGGTCGCGACCCCCGACGTCCCCGCGACGAGCCACCCGCTGCCGATGACGAACGTGTTCCGCGAGGACGTCCCGCAGCCGGCGCTGCCGGTCGAGGACGTGCTGGCGGGTGCGCCCGAGGCGGAGGACGGCCGTTTTGCCGTGCCGCAGATCCTCGGGGAGGAGTGA
- the gatA gene encoding Asp-tRNA(Asn)/Glu-tRNA(Gln) amidotransferase subunit GatA, with translation MTDLTRLSAAELAENLRSREVSSVEATQAHLDRIAAVDGAVHAFLHVSADEALRTAADVDARRAAGEDLHPLAGVPIAVKDVVVTKGMPSTAGSKILEGWIPPYDATLVEKIRSAGLPILGKTNMDEFAMGSSTEHSAYGNSHNPWDLDRIPGGSGGGSAAALAAFEAPLAIGTDTGGSIRQPGAVTGTVGVKPTYGGVSRYGLIALASSLDQAGPVTRTVLDSALLHELIGGHDPRDSTSIPEPLPPLVEAARHGAAGDLSGLKVGVVTQLQGEGYQPGVLARFHESLELLQKAGAEIVEVSCPHFDYALAAYYLILPAEASSNLAKFDGMRFGLRVEPEAGPVTAERVMAATRGAGFGDEVKRRIILGTYALSAGYYDAYYGSAQKVRTLIQRDFAAAFGQADVLVSPTAPTTAFKLGEKLDDPLAMYLNDVATIPANLAGVPGMSVPNGLSDDGLPTGFQILAPAKADDRLYRVGAALEAALESAWGGPLLAQAPELG, from the coding sequence ATGACCGACCTGACCCGTCTCTCCGCCGCAGAGCTCGCGGAGAACCTGCGCAGCCGCGAGGTCTCGAGCGTCGAGGCGACGCAGGCGCACCTCGACCGGATCGCCGCCGTCGACGGCGCGGTGCACGCCTTCCTCCACGTGAGCGCGGACGAGGCGCTGCGGACCGCGGCCGACGTCGACGCGCGGCGCGCCGCGGGCGAGGACCTGCACCCCCTGGCGGGCGTCCCGATCGCGGTCAAGGACGTCGTCGTCACCAAGGGCATGCCCTCCACGGCGGGCTCGAAGATCCTCGAGGGCTGGATCCCGCCGTACGACGCGACGCTCGTCGAGAAGATCCGCTCCGCGGGCCTGCCGATCCTGGGCAAGACGAACATGGACGAGTTCGCCATGGGCTCCTCGACCGAGCACTCGGCCTACGGCAACTCGCACAACCCGTGGGACCTCGACCGCATCCCCGGCGGCTCCGGCGGCGGCTCCGCCGCGGCGCTGGCCGCGTTCGAGGCGCCGCTGGCCATCGGTACCGACACGGGCGGCTCGATCCGCCAGCCCGGTGCGGTCACCGGCACGGTCGGGGTCAAGCCGACGTACGGCGGCGTCTCCCGCTACGGCCTCATCGCGCTGGCCTCGAGCCTCGACCAGGCAGGCCCCGTGACGCGCACGGTCCTCGACTCCGCGCTGCTGCACGAGCTCATCGGCGGTCACGACCCGCGCGACTCCACGTCGATCCCCGAGCCGCTGCCGCCGCTCGTCGAGGCTGCCCGCCACGGCGCGGCCGGCGACCTCTCGGGTCTCAAGGTCGGTGTCGTCACGCAGCTCCAGGGCGAGGGCTACCAGCCCGGCGTGCTCGCGCGGTTCCACGAGTCGCTCGAGCTGCTGCAGAAGGCCGGCGCGGAGATCGTCGAGGTCTCCTGCCCGCACTTCGACTACGCGCTCGCCGCGTACTACCTCATCCTCCCGGCCGAGGCGTCGAGCAACCTGGCCAAGTTCGACGGGATGCGCTTCGGTCTGCGCGTCGAGCCCGAGGCGGGCCCGGTCACGGCCGAGCGCGTCATGGCCGCGACGCGCGGTGCCGGCTTCGGCGACGAGGTGAAGCGCCGCATCATCCTGGGCACGTACGCGCTGAGCGCCGGCTACTACGACGCGTACTACGGCAGCGCCCAGAAGGTGCGCACCCTCATCCAGCGCGACTTCGCCGCGGCGTTCGGCCAGGCCGACGTGCTCGTCTCCCCGACGGCGCCCACGACGGCGTTCAAGCTCGGCGAGAAGCTCGACGACCCGCTCGCGATGTACCTCAACGACGTCGCGACGATCCCCGCCAACCTGGCCGGCGTCCCGGGCATGTCGGTGCCCAACGGCCTGTCGGACGACGGGCTGCCCACCGGGTTCCAGATCCTCGCACCCGCCAAGGCGGACGACCGCCTGTACCGCGTCGGCGCCGCTCTCGAGGCGGCCCTGGAGTCCGCCTGGGGCGGGCCGCTCCTGGCCCAGGCACCCGAGCTCGGCTGA